Sequence from the Helianthus annuus cultivar XRQ/B chromosome 13, HanXRQr2.0-SUNRISE, whole genome shotgun sequence genome:
ttttttaaaatttataaagATTTGAATTTAAATATTTATAACAGGATAGATTTAGACTGAAATTATATAAAAAACATgttataaaagtataaaaataactAGATCTAATCATAACAGTAAATTTTATTTTGCAACATAGACAACAATCCTCAGCGGTCTCACCAAGCACCCATGCTAGTTCTAATCGACAAATAACCCAAATTCAAGGTTTGGAGGATATCATAAGCCCTCAAACGATTCTTCTCTGAATTTACCCCAAAATGTGAGGTGAATCACTAGTTTTGCATATCAAATGTTTTTACATGCCAAAATATATTTTTCAGATTAACCCATACCCTTCGCCTTTACTCCACACGGATGAGTCCCTACTAACGTCCTACAATTCGTTGGTGATGTGTTCGTCCATAGAGTTACTTGTGATAAGCAATTGAGACTATATCATAAAATCACCATGTAATAATAAAGATAATATTTGGTCTAACATTTAAAGGGTAGATGTTGACATACTTGAATATTGAGGACAACcaaatcagttgaaatttgtaatGTTTTGGCATAGTCAGCGACCACATAAATAAAATTAATCCATACAAAATGGATCTATCACGAGATACCACATGCCCCTACTGTTCCACCACTCCCTGCCGTAACATGTGTCCCCCCATCCCTTTTTTGGTCTTccaaataatattttattttgtattttaatACATTTTTATAAAACTTACTTCATGattagggtgtaaggagtggttaaacactttagagtggcaaactaaaaaatcaaccaatgagagtgtgccacatcaatcagtgaaaagtgtttaaactttggtgaaaagtgttggcaatggtttaaacacttggtgaagtggtaaacttttttttttttaaaaaaaagaaaaaggtgtgattggttgagaaatggcatggaccccaccccacaacACCCTCTCTCTCatacactccctctctctctctcctgctCCCTCACTCTCTCTCTTCTTCCTCGCTCGGCAAAGGGTTACCGCTCTTCAACTTTTGCCGCGACCAAAGTTtgtcggcggcggtgtttgccgcgcggcaaactcGTTTGCCGCCCCTTTGCCGCACCCACTCCGTATGCCCTTACTTGTTTAGTTTTGATATGTATTGAACCTAGGAAGAGTCAGAATATTCGCCGTCACCACTATGATTATGACTCCCACCACCGACGTTGACACCACCACCACATGTcgccaccaacaccaccacccatGGCCGGATACATGTGGAACATGAGCCACCACTAAGCCAAACTCAATTAGTGTGAAAAGTCTCCCACTTCAATCTCAATATTTATGTGattcaaacaaacatattaaATCAATTTTAGTTATGTGTTTCAAATGAATAAATCAAAGTAGTTTTAGCGATTCAAACAAACTAGTTGTTTTTATCAGACCCATTTTGACCCTTCTTGTTTTTAAGGGAGTCCGGGGCACCCGCGGTGACTCCCTTCGGGGACCAAACTCACCGTGCGGTAAGGTGATGCCAACCAAGAGGGGAGGtgaaatgggggggggggggcaaatcGGTGGGGATTCATCGAAGAAAGgaaggagagagggaggagagagagaggagagagagaggagtggACCAatgaaatgttttattttttttttttaataaaaaaccaagtcacctaagaggggagtgccgccatcaatttagggtgttagggagcttaagaggggagttgacgtggcacacgaggattggttaagcgtaagagaggggactcccctcttaggggagtgccccttacaccctaaccGACTCGCTTGTTGCCCTCACTAATGAATCTTCCAGGATTTGCCACTAGTTCACCACCGTTGTTACCATTGGAAACGACACCGCCACTGCTAGCCTCTGGCTGCCACACCTCATCACCGGCTACGCCAACCACCAGCACCATGGCATCATCTTAACCACCACCTCAATAACATCATCGTCATAGCCACCAACCTTCGAAAAAAATAGCGCTTAAGCCCTTTTAATACGTTTTTTTCTCTCTAAATGACTTATCTCATGCCGAGCCTATATGTTTAGAATACGTATTGACTGTAATCAAATTGATACCTTATTTTAGAATTTGTATATTTAACCCCGAATTCATTTTGGTCAAATGTCGTTTGACCTGTTAACAAGTGCTCTATTTTTCAGATCGGATCGgatcggttgtaattcaatccgagtatgagcagaccctcgatcggatcggatcggctcatgaacacccctagtttAGCATCGTAGGCCTAGTAAAACTCAATATATGTACATTGTACTATCATGATGAAGCTCACCTTAAGCTCATTTATCAAATGAACTTTAATTTAAGTCAAACACGTTTAAAATCAAGTCGATTCAGACTTTTAACAAATCGATCTTGAATAGTTTATGAGTAACTCCACTCACACACTCTACTGGTTAGGGGTGTTCATTGGTTTAtcatattcattttttttttggttttgaatTTTTTTGCCCTAACCAAATTCAAATGTGTCTAACTGAGTTCAACCAATCAAACTGATTTATTCAGTTTTGTTATCCGATTAAACTAATTAAACCCGATATTTGATTTATTCAGTTGAGTTCGGTTCAACCTTGCATAATCGATACCTATATTCACAATTTGGTTTGTTTTTTCAAGTGACATATACGACTTGATTTTTAGGTTTCTTTAGTTCTTGTTTTTGGACACCCCTACTTCTAGTTAGCGTGCTCGAAGCACACGCCGATAACCCGAGCAAAAGCTGAAAAACACATGCCACATCTGCACTTTTTAAACTTCCAAAACACACGCCTCTGACCCGTGGTGAAAGCCAATGAATCTGATCAACCATCTTCCTTCACTTGTCGTGTCTTGGTTCTATTATCCAGAGATTGTATCCGCAATAGGACACCCGGCGCCCCGAGCAACCTTACTTTATACtttataaaaaagaaaacatATTATTTTCAAGCTAAActtaagcaaaaaaaaaaaaagaaaaaaaagaaaagtgGTATGAACCATTAATATATATTAAAGGCCTATATTTAAGAAATTCCACTTGTATATATATAAAACCACAATAATCAACTCAAGCAAAGTTCCAGACATCCATGGAAGAAGCAAAAGCATCTCTAATCAAACGAAACCGATTCTCCAGAACCGCATCCCACACCCACGACGAGCTCCACAGCTTCCGAACATGGCTCCAATGGATGTGCGTTGACCAGTCAAACATCTACACAGCAACTCTATCATGGttgatcttcatcatcttcacgttCATCGTGCCCAGCTTGTCCCATTTCTATTTGGCGTGCAGCGATTGCGATAACCGGCACGCGAGACCGTACGACACGCTGGTGCAGCTGTCGCTGAGCAGTGTGGCGACGTTGTCGTTCGTTTCGTTATCGCAGTTTGTGAGGGTTTATGGGTTGAGGAGGTTTTTGTTCTTTGATAAGCTTTGTGATGAAAGTGAGATTGTCAGGAAGGGGTATACGGATCAACTTAATGTATGTGGTTTGTCTGTTTGTTATGTTTGAttgaattttgtgtgttttgtttGTTGTGAATTGATGACAAGAAGATAACTGGTTCTGTTAGGTTTTATGTTGTTTGTGGAATGTGGACTTTGGTACAGTTCATTGAAGTTTGGATCTCTTGTTAGGTGTTGATTTAAAACTTTGAATGAAGTATTGGGTTAGGTCGGTGAAACGAAAATAACTGTTTTTGTTAGGTTTTATGTTGTTTGTGGATTTTGGTAAGACTGATTGAATTTCGTGTGTTTTGCTATCTGAAATTTTGAATGAAGTTTTGGTTTACACTTTAGGTTGAATTTTGTAAATTGATGAGATTAAAATAACTGTTTCTGTAAGGTTTTAAGTTGTTGGAAGACTCTTTGGTACGGTTGATTGAAGTTTATCATCAAAACGTCCCTAATTATTATAAATCCGTAAATGCAGAGATCACTCAAAATCCTCTCCATCTTCGTCCTCCCCTGTTTCGCTGCCGAAAGCGCGTACAAAATCTGGTGGTACACGTCAGGCGCCACAGCCATTCCCTTCTTGGGCAACGTTATCGTAAGCGACACATTCGCATGTGTCCTGGAACTCTGCTCATGGCTCTACAGAACCGTCGTGTTTTTCCTCGTCTGTGTCCTCTTTCGCCTCATTTGTTGCCTCCAAATCCTCCGTCTACAAGATTTCGCTCAGGTCTTCCAAGTTGACTCCGATGTCGAGTCTGTATTGAGGGAGCATCTCAGGATCAGAAGGCATTTGAAGATTATTAGTCATCGTTACCGTGTGTTCATATTGTTGGCCCTTATTCTAGTCACGGTCAGTCAGCTTGCGTCGCTTCTTAATACCACCCGCAGCTCTGCAGAACTCAGCATTTTCAAATCCGGTGAACTTGCAGTAAGTTCCTCTGTAGCTTTGGCTTTTTTAATAATGTTTGAGAAGTAGCAAAATGGGCAGGTTGGTAGTAGGTAAAGGGGTTGACTTTGACTTAAAGCGCTTCTTGCCCAAATTTGTTATTTTTTATGAATAATTGATGGCTCAATAAGGACTAATTGCAAAGAATACAACCAATTTTACACATTTGTTTAAAGCTTTCatttattttaaaaaaagttgcaaatttttaatatttttctatGTTGGTAATCCGTGAATAGGGGAGTTCAAAAAGCTCGTGGCTCACTCAAAACTCGCTTGAAAAAAGCTCGTTTTGTtttcgagccgagccagctcgttTTGTAATCAAGCCGAGCTCGAGACTAGGGTGCTCGGCTCGTGGCTTGACTCATGACTCGGCTTGATGGTTTGACtcgatgtatgtgtgtgtgtgtgtgtatatgtatatatatttttatagaaACATgtgttaaatttttttatttttgttattttatgttatcaatatttgtaaaaaaaaatttaaaaagtttaacgAGCTGGCTTGAAATTtttacgagccgagctcgagtttgACTTTTTCAGCTCGAAAAAATATGAGCCGAGCCAAGCTGGCTCATTTAAGTTCGAGCTCGAGCCCAGCCTAGCTCGGCTCGATTACAGCCCTACCCGTGAATTTGACGAATGTGATTTGTAAATTGGGTGTAGATGTGCAAATAACCATTTTAGGCAACACTTGTCTACCTATAAAAAAAACTTGAAACTTGGTATAATAAAAGTAGACGAAATATCGAaaattgactacccaaagtgaaaaatttattaaaattGTAGCTGGGAATATACGATCCTCCTTATAACATGTTTCTGTCACTTGTATTGTAGTTGGTTTCTGTAAGTCTGCTTGCGGGCTTAATGATACTGCTGAGAAGTGCGACAAGGATCACCCACAAGGCGCAAGGCGTGACGTGCCTGGCTGCCAAGTGGCACGTATGTGCAACAATAGATGCTTTTGAGCCACTCGAAGCGGATACCGAGACTCCAACAGTCGGTGTCGTTGGCGATCCGGTGTTCCATGAAGCTTCATCTTCCGACTACGATGATGTCGGCAGTGAAGAAGATGAGTTGGATAATTGTAAACTTATCCCGGCATATGCTTATAGCACCATCTCTTTCCAGAAAAGGCAAGCCTTAGGTAAGTCAGCTAACTTTCTCTAACAACTAGATACATCGATTTCTACATATCTGTttatgaacgggtcaaatgggtaaGGTCGAAAAGTCTGGTCAAAAGTAAAGGATAAAATGGCTAAAAACTAACGGGTAAGTCGGGAAAATTAGCTAaaagtaaacgggtcaaatgggttgaACAAGTTAAAATTTGCTTTTGGTTATGTCTAAGAAATGATTTGTTACAAATTTAGTCTATGACGCGTGCATTTTTTTACACCTATTTTTTTACTTTGACGTGATTGATTTGTTACGTCAAAGTAAAAAAAATGCACGCGTCATAGactaaatttttgtttaaagtaaAGTACACTTTACTTTTAATGAGTATAGCCTATTAATTAGCTCTACTAAAAACAGATTAATAGGTTATAATTATTGCAATAATAATATAGTTTTTGTAATCATTTTTAATTTAACACGCCACATAAAAGTAAAAAAGATGAGTAAAAAATTGCACATGTCAAAGactaaaattttgtttaaagtGTACTCTTAATGAGCACAACCTATTGATTAGctctattaaaaaaatattattattgcAATAGTATAGTTTTTGTAATCGTTTTTAATTTAACACACTAGTTAttcaataaaaaaaatgtttCCGACCCATTTTGACCTGTTATCCAAACGGCAAAATGGGATCATTATCGTATCTGAATAGCAACCGATTATTGACCCAAATATGATACATTCTGTTTTAAATTTGTAGTGACGTATTTTGAAAACAATAGAGCTGGGATAACCGTATTCGGGTTTATGCTGGATAGAACTTCAATACACACTATAGTGACAATAGAGATGTCACTGGTCTTGTGGTTGCTTGGAAAAACCATTGGTATTTCATGAGAAAATAGCTTTAAAACCAAGAAAATCAGCATAATAATTGCAGAAGAAAGAATGCAACCATTTGGTTCCTTTCACGGGTTAGTTAACGCCAATGGCTGTCTacaacgacataaacattgttggatgagaatgtgtatcgaggGGTTGAAACGAAGTCTGAACgggttggtttttttttttttttacaaatcatTTGTTCGTTTATTGTTTTTGGTTGTGCTGATTGTTTGTTGATTAAACTCGATTGTAACATATTACATATCATGTGTAGTTACTGATATTTATGTCATGTGTGATTGTTCAATTGATAGTCATACATCTATTTGGATGTCAATAAATCtccattttttctattttttagcACGGAAAACTCACGCACCAACTAAATCTGCTCCTAATTTTTTAAATCAATGTTCACCACGTGATTAGAACTTGCACCACTTGAGGCGTCATCACATTACTACACTCTTTAGTACCACCAGACTTGTTTTGCCGTTGATTGAAAACAATTGAACACTTGGATAACTTTAACATATTTTACTTGAGATAAACTCAAGTAAATGGTACACTTCTTTCTAGAACCATCAAAGGGACTAAAACTATACGGTTTTGGATTatgttattactattactatattagtggagggttcaaatgagaagaaattttttgtaagaataaaaaagaagaaattccAACCAATAggaatgtttcattttacttcatttaatttttgtatttaatattagtgtaagggcatattggtaaacttagatagatcattaattggtagtcttcCTCATAAATcactaactacattaaatttgtaatttattttcaaaaaaaaaaatattttttcaaagaagaaaaaaataaaattaaagtgtaggataaattacaaggTGTGTATGATGGTTTACGAGCTAtataggataaatttcaatatttgtaggataaatttcaaaacgtgtagggtgaattttgatgtgtgtaggcaaaactTTTAGTGTGGGGGATGAtaatctttatgactaattaatcaatcaaagataataataaatgagatgagagaaaaactatttaatgttttacaattataccttttgttctttttcttctcaatttaattttcttctcaaatgaacctccccctactatattattactatatattagtatatatttcctacatatacaaaacccaaatgggggaatagtgccaggcagttggctggcactcccccattggaccaacacgttttttttgttttatatccattttaaaattacgtttttgtctccagctcaaaataaaattacgctttttgtccccagctcaaaattaccatcttgccctcaattcaaaattacaattttacctgGCACtctcccattggaccaaccagtttattattttatatccattctaAAATCACGTTTTTGTCcctctttaaaattacggttttgcccccagctcaaaataaaattacgcttttgtccccagctcaaaattacgatttttctctccattcaaaataaaattgtggttttgccctcagctcagaattaccttttcgcccccagttcaaaataaaattttgtttttgccccccacttaaaaattacgattttgccctctgttcaaaaatgtgatttttccccgtttaaaaattgtgatttcgcccTCAATTAAAAGTTACGTTTTttcccccagttcaaaataaaattatgtttttgcccccaactcaaaattacgattttgccctcggttcaaaataaaattgtacTTTTGCCTCAAGCTTAAAATTATAattgtgcccttagttcaaatttatattacgtTGTTACCCCAAGTTAAAAAATACGAATTTGCCCCTatgaaaatttacaattttgccccatgttcaaatttatagtactgccattactttagcttttatcaaattacgattttaccccattcaaaaaatacaactttccctctgtcaaaaattacaatattgccattgttttagtttttttatcaaaactataaaagtgttttattttaattggttgactcgatttaattgttttCCGTGTCAATGAGCTgactaacactcgctcattattcggccatcgccccgcaacgcgggcgaggCATCAACTAGTTAATATTAATAAacgaattgaaatgaatagttattttaatattataataatatatagttttttaatatttttattattttaatattataataatagttattttctttactttttaactttaaatctttttttaatatcaggggttggagtaagcttggtgtcaaccggtatcgaaccagtactggtatcgaaaataccggtatggtcctgttcggtatcagtacatgaaggtaaaaaacggcactaatacagaaaacgccaaaagttgttTTTGAAGAAAACTCAAATTCTACGAGTTGTGTGAATGTGACACTAGAACTTTATTGGTGGTGTGGCATGATTGGGTTTCTTTTTTAAACTTATCATAATCGGGTTAAATGAATTATTGGCATCTCTAAAGTAGTATAAGGGATACCTTAGATCTAAAATGACGCGTAAAAtcctaagggggtgtttggttcGCATGAATTCAATGGAATTTAagggaattggaatttgaattccatctcataaagatgtttggttcacagaatttgatggaattggaatcccaattccaatctttatgtgtttggttgacagtggaattggaattggaattagcCATGAATTCCTTAAAATTTCTTTAACTAAAGAaattcaaaatccttcctatatgtgaaggaattaaagtaaattcattggaatcttcgaccgtttcgaatcaaatcgtttcaacccgtaccgtttcgacccgaaccgtttcaacgcgaaccgtttcgacccgtaccgttttgaccagtaccgtttcgaaccgaaccgttttgACCTGTACTGTTTCGACCAGTgccatttcgacccgtaccgtttcgaatctaACTGTTTTGACGcaaaccgtttcgacccatacctTTTCGACCCGAACTGGTTGTTGTGGGTTCCGAGGTGATGGAgtccaattcatttgacaaccaaacacaacaaaaatggaattaagattccaattccaaatccaattccttcaaattctaattcctatacaaattccaattccattTCCAAATCATTCCGCGAACCAAATGCCCCCTAAATATATTTCAAGGTTtatgatcaaatacaaaggctcctaaaaaataagaagtgtacaaagGCTCATAAAAATAAACCCATTACACTATAAAAAAActtaaacacccaccaccaccaccacccaaaaacctaaaccccccacctccatcacccacccaaaaaaaaacgtttttttttaccgggggggggggggtaggtttttgggtggtggggtggggtggagtgggggtgggtgtttagcttttgggtggtgatgtagtgggtttaggttttaggttCTTGGACACTTATCACTCTATAATGCCTTTTTACACTTCTTACTTTTAGGAGTCTTTGTAGCATAACTTAACACATATTTCAAAGATAGTTTTGGGTCATAAAATGTATTTAACCTCGAGGCGATAAGTGTAAAACAGATCAATATCCAGTTACCAAATCCGAGATGAAAGTAAGGTGTTAAAATGGCCACATGTTAATATGGGTTGGGGTAGTATATCCCAATTGAGTTGTTTCTATTTTAACTAGTTTTACCCGTTTGGGACAATGTAACCCAATTAAATCAAGGGATATTGGCTATAAAAACATAACCTCTAATGGAttgaaattttgatttttaatcgaGTTGGTTTGAAAGTAGTAGACttaaaacttttgatttaaacagTTGTGAGTAAATAATCCTCTCCAGGTTTTCGGGTTTGGTGAAACAATTAATTCACTTAATTAGTGGGAAGTCATAAATGGTGACTACGTCCGTGATTAATCCAGAATTGAAGATCTAAACTTAACAGGTTCGATGCAACAATTATCAATTCAATAATATGAGCAAATCAACAAAATCAAATCTTTAACGCGAAAAACCATAATGTATTTTATATAACTTAAGAGGTTAAATTTTCCACTCCCAAAATCTAGTCAAAATAGAATATAAAAGTTCTCAAGAACAAACCACACACCCAGAGAAGATAGTTTTGGGAGTCTTTGTACACTTCTTACTTTTAGGAGTCTTTGTAGCATACCTTAACACATATTTCAAAGATAGTTTTGGGTCATAAAATGTATTTAACCTCGAGGCGATAAGTGTAAAACAGATCAATATCCAGTTACCAAATCCGAGATGAAAGTAAGGTGTTAAAATAGCCACATGTTAATATGGGTTGGGGTAGTATATCCCAATTGAGTTGTTTCTATTTTAACTAGTTTTACCCGTTTGGGACAATGTAACCCAATTAAATCAAGGGATATTGGCTATAAAAACATAACCTCTAATGGAttgaaattttgatttttaatcgaGTTGGTTTGAAAGTAGTAGACttaaaacttttgatttaaacagTTGTGAGTAAATAATCCTCTCCAGGTTTTCGGGTTTGGTGAAACAATTAATTCACTTAATTAGTGGGAAGTCATAAATGGTGACTACGTCCGTGATTAATCCAGAGTTGAAGATCTAAACTTAACAGGTTCGATGCAACAATTATCA
This genomic interval carries:
- the LOC110898982 gene encoding uncharacterized protein LOC110898982 — translated: MEEAKASLIKRNRFSRTASHTHDELHSFRTWLQWMCVDQSNIYTATLSWLIFIIFTFIVPSLSHFYLACSDCDNRHARPYDTLVQLSLSSVATLSFVSLSQFVRVYGLRRFLFFDKLCDESEIVRKGYTDQLNRSLKILSIFVLPCFAAESAYKIWWYTSGATAIPFLGNVIVSDTFACVLELCSWLYRTVVFFLVCVLFRLICCLQILRLQDFAQVFQVDSDVESVLREHLRIRRHLKIISHRYRVFILLALILVTVSQLASLLNTTRSSAELSIFKSGELALVSVSLLAGLMILLRSATRITHKAQGVTCLAAKWHVCATIDAFEPLEADTETPTVGVVGDPVFHEASSSDYDDVGSEEDELDNCKLIPAYAYSTISFQKRQALVTYFENNRAGITVFGFMLDRTSIHTIVTIEMSLVLWLLGKTIGIS